The following proteins come from a genomic window of Cronobacter muytjensii ATCC 51329:
- the holB gene encoding DNA polymerase III subunit delta', giving the protein MKWYPWLRPSFEHLVGNWQSGRGHHAVLIHALPGMGDDALIYALSRWRMCQQPQGQKSCGQCRACQLMQAGTHPDYYLAEPEKGKSTLGIDAIRDISEKLYDRARLGGAKVVWIKEAAQLTEAAANALLKTLEEPPENTWFLLGCREPEQLPATLRSRCFSWHLAPPEARYAEAWLARETQADPSRINAALRLTGGAPAAALALLQPEQWQQRVALSEKTAAALSGGDWLSLLPALNHDQAPFRLHWLASFLMDALKWRHGAYGALVNTDYQVLVAQLAQNFTPVILQAMLDSLFRCRERLLNVAAVNRELLLTELLLTWERYMRPGAALPSYHL; this is encoded by the coding sequence ATGAAATGGTATCCGTGGCTGCGCCCCTCGTTTGAACATCTGGTCGGCAACTGGCAGTCCGGCAGGGGACACCATGCGGTATTGATTCACGCATTGCCCGGCATGGGCGACGACGCGCTGATTTACGCGCTAAGCCGCTGGCGCATGTGTCAGCAGCCACAAGGGCAGAAAAGCTGCGGCCAGTGCCGCGCCTGCCAGCTGATGCAGGCGGGCACGCATCCTGATTATTATCTGGCGGAGCCGGAGAAGGGCAAATCGACGCTCGGCATCGACGCTATCCGCGATATCAGCGAAAAGCTCTACGACCGCGCGCGTCTTGGCGGCGCGAAAGTCGTCTGGATCAAAGAGGCCGCGCAGTTGACGGAGGCGGCGGCCAACGCGTTGCTGAAAACGCTGGAAGAGCCGCCGGAAAATACCTGGTTCCTGCTGGGCTGTCGTGAGCCGGAACAACTCCCCGCCACGCTTCGCAGCCGCTGCTTTAGCTGGCACCTCGCGCCGCCGGAGGCGCGTTACGCCGAGGCCTGGCTTGCGCGTGAAACCCAGGCGGACCCGTCGCGTATTAACGCCGCGCTGCGTCTCACCGGCGGTGCGCCCGCCGCCGCGCTGGCGCTCCTCCAGCCGGAACAGTGGCAGCAGCGTGTGGCGCTCAGCGAGAAAACGGCGGCGGCGCTCTCAGGCGGCGACTGGCTCTCCTTATTACCCGCGCTTAACCACGATCAGGCGCCGTTTCGGCTCCACTGGCTGGCGTCTTTCCTGATGGATGCGCTGAAGTGGCGTCACGGAGCCTATGGCGCGCTGGTAAACACCGATTATCAGGTGCTGGTGGCACAACTGGCCCAGAACTTTACGCCCGTCATCCTGCAGGCGATGCTCGATTCGCTGTTCCGCTGTCGCGAACGGCTGTTGAATGTGGCGGCGGTCAATCGGGAGCTGCTGCTGACCGAACTGCTACTCACCTGGGAGCGTTATATGCGCCCGGGTGCCGCGCTTCCTTCTTATCATCTCTGA
- the tmk gene encoding dTMP kinase, protein MSSKYIVIEGLEGAGKTTARNLVVETLKSLGVANLTFTREPGGTVLAEKLRSLVLDIKSVGDEVITDNAEVLLFYAARVQLVDTVIKPALARGEWVIGDRHDLSTQAYQGGGRGIDRALLATLRQAVLGDFAPDLTIYLDVDPRIGLERARARGELDRIEQESLDFFNRTRARYLELAAGDPRIVTIDACQPLEAVSRDIRATVTRWVQEQK, encoded by the coding sequence ATGAGCAGTAAATACATTGTCATCGAAGGGCTGGAAGGCGCCGGAAAAACCACGGCGCGCAATCTGGTGGTCGAGACGCTGAAATCGCTCGGCGTAGCCAACCTGACCTTCACTCGCGAGCCGGGCGGTACGGTGCTGGCCGAAAAACTGCGTAGCCTCGTGCTGGATATCAAATCGGTGGGCGATGAAGTCATCACCGACAATGCCGAAGTGCTGCTGTTTTACGCCGCCCGCGTCCAGCTGGTGGACACTGTGATTAAGCCTGCGCTCGCGCGCGGCGAATGGGTCATTGGCGACCGTCACGATCTCTCCACCCAGGCTTATCAGGGCGGCGGGCGCGGCATTGACCGCGCGCTGCTGGCCACGCTGCGCCAGGCGGTGCTGGGCGATTTCGCGCCGGATCTGACCATTTATCTTGATGTCGATCCGCGCATCGGGCTTGAGCGCGCCCGCGCGCGCGGGGAGCTTGACCGCATCGAACAGGAATCGCTCGATTTCTTTAACCGCACCCGCGCTCGCTATCTTGAGCTGGCTGCGGGCGACCCGCGCATTGTCACTATTGACGCCTGCCAGCCGCTGGAGGCCGTCAGTCGCGATATCCGCGCCACGGTGACGCGTTGGGTGCAGGAGCAAAAATAA
- the yceG gene encoding cell division protein YceG — protein MKKMLRVALLLVLVLAAAAGVGYWKVRQLAQSPLPIAKETIFTLKPGTGRLALGQQLYDEKLIKRPRVFQWLLRLEPGLAHFKAGTYRFTPQMTVRDALRLLASGKEAQFPIRFVEGMKLSDWLKQLREAPYIKHTLKDDEYATVAQALKLEHPDWVEGWFWPDTWLYTANTSDVTLLRRAHQRMVKAVDAIWKSRMDGLPYKDPNQLVTMASIIEKETAVAGERDRVASVFINRLRIGMRLQTDPTVIYGMGNDYNGKLSRKDLETPTPYNTYVISGLPPGPIAMPGEASLKAAAHPAKTPYLYFVADGKGGHTFTTNLASHNRAVQDYLKALKDKNEQ, from the coding sequence ATGAAGAAAATGTTGCGCGTCGCGCTACTGCTGGTTCTTGTGCTTGCCGCCGCGGCAGGTGTTGGTTACTGGAAAGTGCGCCAGCTGGCGCAAAGCCCGTTGCCGATTGCGAAAGAAACGATATTTACACTTAAACCGGGCACCGGGCGTCTCGCGCTTGGCCAGCAGCTTTATGATGAAAAGCTCATCAAACGCCCGCGCGTATTCCAGTGGCTGTTACGTCTTGAGCCAGGGCTGGCACATTTCAAAGCCGGGACATACCGATTCACGCCACAAATGACTGTGCGTGACGCTTTGCGTCTGCTCGCGAGCGGTAAAGAGGCGCAATTCCCCATCCGCTTTGTCGAAGGCATGAAGCTGAGTGACTGGCTGAAACAGCTGCGCGAAGCGCCCTATATTAAACACACCCTTAAAGACGACGAGTACGCGACGGTAGCGCAGGCGCTGAAGCTTGAACATCCCGACTGGGTGGAGGGGTGGTTCTGGCCTGATACCTGGCTCTATACCGCCAACACCTCTGATGTGACGCTGCTCAGGCGCGCCCATCAACGGATGGTGAAAGCGGTGGACGCTATCTGGAAATCACGTATGGACGGGTTGCCATATAAAGATCCGAACCAGCTGGTGACGATGGCGTCCATCATTGAAAAAGAGACGGCGGTGGCGGGCGAGCGTGACCGCGTTGCATCGGTGTTTATCAACCGTCTGCGCATTGGGATGCGTCTGCAAACCGATCCGACGGTCATTTACGGCATGGGTAACGATTACAACGGGAAGCTTTCACGTAAAGATCTGGAAACCCCGACGCCGTATAATACCTACGTCATCAGCGGCCTGCCGCCAGGCCCTATCGCAATGCCTGGCGAGGCGTCGCTGAAGGCGGCGGCGCATCCGGCGAAAACGCCGTACCTCTATTTTGTGGCGGACGGTAAGGGCGGCCATACGTTCACCACGAATCTCGCCAGCCATAATCGTGCAGTGCAGGATTATCTTAAGGCGCTTAAGGATAAAAATGAGCAGTAA
- the pabC gene encoding aminodeoxychorismate lyase, giving the protein MLLINGLDQDCLPAADRAVQFGDGCFTTARVRDGVVIMLEQHLARLREGCERLVIAMPDASALRNEIMQAAQGQGSAVVKVIITRGAGSRGYGIAGCGAPTRIVSRAAYPAFYDDWRARGIRLALSPVRLGRNPHLAGIKHLNRLEQVLIRAHLEQTPADEALVLDSEGWVTECCAANLFWRKGKAVFTPRLDQAGVDGLMRRHIIGLLNQSAWRLSEINAPFSALEEADEVFICNALMPLVPVREIDGHAYASRELYNHLISHCE; this is encoded by the coding sequence ATGCTGTTAATTAATGGTCTCGACCAGGATTGCCTGCCGGCGGCCGATCGCGCCGTTCAGTTCGGCGATGGCTGTTTTACCACGGCCCGCGTGCGCGACGGCGTCGTTATCATGCTGGAGCAGCATCTGGCGCGCCTGCGCGAAGGTTGCGAGCGGCTGGTCATCGCAATGCCGGACGCCAGCGCGCTGCGTAACGAAATAATGCAGGCGGCGCAGGGACAGGGGAGCGCGGTCGTGAAAGTCATTATTACCCGAGGGGCTGGATCGCGCGGCTACGGTATCGCCGGATGCGGCGCGCCGACGCGTATCGTATCGCGCGCGGCGTATCCCGCGTTTTACGACGACTGGCGCGCGCGAGGCATCCGTCTTGCCCTCAGTCCAGTGCGGCTCGGACGCAACCCGCATCTTGCTGGCATTAAGCACCTCAACCGGCTTGAACAGGTGCTCATTCGCGCGCATCTTGAGCAGACGCCCGCCGATGAGGCGCTGGTACTTGACAGCGAAGGGTGGGTTACGGAATGCTGTGCGGCTAATCTGTTCTGGCGTAAAGGAAAAGCGGTGTTTACCCCCCGTCTCGATCAGGCTGGCGTCGATGGCCTTATGCGGCGCCATATTATTGGCCTGCTGAATCAGTCAGCCTGGCGATTGTCTGAAATTAACGCGCCGTTCAGTGCGCTTGAAGAGGCTGACGAGGTCTTTATCTGCAATGCGCTGATGCCGCTGGTGCCAGTGCGTGAGATTGACGGTCACGCTTACGCCTCCCGCGAACTTTATAACCACCTCATTTCCCACTGCGAATAA